TCGTGCTCAAACTGCCCAATGCGTGGAGCGCGGAGGCACTCAAGGATCACGCGTCGCTCATTGAAGCCGCGATCCTCGACGTTTTGGGCGTTCCGCTCAAATTGCGGCTTCGCGTTGACGCAAGCGCGCGCGCTGCGGCAACGTCGGAGGAAACGCCCGACGAACTCTTCGATTACGCGAACGAACGAATACGCTAACGAACGGATGCGAGCATGAATCAAGCGAACTTAATGGCACAAGTTAAAAAGATGCAGGCCGAAATGCAGAAGGCGCAGGACGAGCTTGCCAACACCATCGTTACCGGGAGCGCGGCGGGCGGTTCGGTCACCGTGGATGTGAGCTGCGATCAGCGCGTCAAACGCGTGACGATTTCGCGAGAGGCCGTCGATCCCGACGACGTCGAAACGCTTGAAGATCTCGTGACCGTCGCCGTCAACGACGCGCTTGGTAAGGCCAACGA
This Candidatus Eremiobacterota bacterium DNA region includes the following protein-coding sequences:
- a CDS encoding YbaB/EbfC family nucleoid-associated protein, giving the protein MNQANLMAQVKKMQAEMQKAQDELANTIVTGSAAGGSVTVDVSCDQRVKRVTISREAVDPDDVETLEDLVTVAVNDALGKANETSQKRMASVTGGMKIPGLM